From Pseudoleptotrichia goodfellowii, a single genomic window includes:
- a CDS encoding two-partner secretion domain-containing protein codes for MKEIRKELNRVIAALLLSLFMSFNIFGAGIEVDPNVPQNVNVDKAPNGVPVINISTPTDKGTSINSFKEFNVDQRGVEILNNTGVGRGHLSGIVNPNPNLRPGQEARTVVFKVTGANRSEIEGYISALSPRPINLFIANENGIYVNGGGFINVNRAALVTGKINIQDGDVVSFTTRDGKVIIGEKGLDISNVERVDIITRTQELAGKIVGQKDVNIILGQNEVNLAGIVTPIITADNKPALSLNGGALGSIYSNGQVNIISTEKGVGVNLKSSVLSENDIRMKINGNADVKEIISKNAEIQTEDLKTDKINANNLNITAKDYENRKEITAQNVNISSTNFKNNELTAGNLTLNTGNAESNKISANSVNITGNNLKTNVMEGQNISLAISNNINNTGNIVAGTLNVSAKDFDNKEIVANNLNLNTSGKIQSNKINSNTSNIKGQDIISNEIETGILKLQGNNIQSNKITGNEVEIKGNNLKTNVIEGKNVDLTVNNNIHNTQNITAGKLKINSSNLINNEINASELNINTGQNIDSNNIRAAKATINATDIKSNKITSNDLKVTGNTFLNNDKVDATSADFNLQNDFTTKGTVSTDKLTVKSNNVVNDGKILSGSANISVKEKVINNDTVNIGKLDVNAKSLENKKDIRTNNLNITTNENTVNTGTITANNVTVNAGSVVNTNKIETESLNIKTRGNTENSGQILSNNLTVSSDNFINKNEISVDKGTITANNVIKNENKINANELTTNSRSLVNEKKIEVGTGTFTTTEDIENKDLLAGNNLKFKGRNLLNSEGKTIFATNKLEADMTGNVVNKKAEILSQNEIDLKADIIDNTVGKIKGTGDVKLTGRKIENVGEVGDLTKYKLYWETWNGKRFDSYADVATPEKGWTIIPRETLSGSTGDKESTFEYFLNNFGGADGVSYIFKELDKVVRQKKYTQQGTIAVNSTEYPVVPLMNKIESEAKTNHAVISGKNITLNAGEELNNTDGIISASEINKIDAPKIVHKVTIDENNPISLTDGAEKLIWWKTSHHGKSRYPVNYERYLVPSSRVGYVAGQPSIIEGKEVLIDKTKIVSERFDSAKGQIIKNAGTQNNVTGKNIEIVKNVSGIQDIKNTGIISVNIGSISGINGVNVNTGINNRNGINIGSLYVPSTDPSSRYVIENRTEFITRGNYYGGDYFLSRMGYVEDWDRVKLLGDAYYDNMLIEQTLTEKLGTRYINGLSGEELTKQLIDNATTAKKDLQLRQGVALTRDQINNLKNDIIWYEYETVNGKKTLVPKIYLSKATIEKLEVDGRSKIYGTEKTIIKASQDFENTGIKIGSKTGITEVTGDRIKNETVTNERAEIVGKKVKVEALTGNIENVGGKIVAVEKVELTAKNGDIINDGKKIKEGYYLDSKNHTEYETVSNIGEISAESVRLETNNYNSTGGALATKNLELQLTGNINENALELKGSDRFGDDKNYQKYKAKEYVGSGIVAEKATGKVGDINLKGSAFVVEDGKGLKVGNVKAESLVNEYDVEKRTKEKGILSKRESLTQSHTEENVSSNFKIGENADIKGTVTGIGSNIYIGDNSYVGGKVTTDSRELHNTYYNEEKKSGFSASAKGTSVSAGYGKSKNTYDEKSTINAKSSLHVGNNTVLNNGASITATDFEHGKIEINNGDVTYGARKDTRDVSTSSKSSYIGVTASVKSPALDRVKQAKEAVDQIKKGDTVGGAVNAVNFVTGTVHGLAGNQGNRQRNYDKNGSVGKQGVKDASANNNFYANIGLDVGFNTSKSETKSHEESAVVTTIKGIDGDSSITYNNVKNINYMGAQAKDTKFIYNDVENINKEAVELHNSYSSNSKGFGISAGATVGYGHKIQTTGNGGSVSVTRSNMNTEETLYQNGRFTNVDEVHNNTKNMRLSGFNQEGGKVTGTIENLVEESKQNISKTTGSSSGVTIGVGSNGVPSSASISGSRTNGNRAYVDNQTTFILGEGSNLTIGKAENTAGIIGVEGNGKLKINEYKGTDLYNHDNLTTTGGSIGVDFGKGGAKVNGIGVNNENHRKEGITRHTVIGNVEIGSATGSPINRDLSKANETTKDTHKSTNINIESQTIEYALNPGKFKEDLGKAKDEIKDIGRAIKESLNDRGDDNRNFLGQLSEGRLQRTIENIGGERLRKSTTQEDISKTLKDTYKDLGYDIEIIFTTPDKAPQLIDEKGKIKAGTAYVGKDGKHTIIINTEAKENQDRAGLIGTITEEGSHVIGKVEGRQRKVPEGSEEKGLESTGRATNDFFNKTYEEGNIPIQTKSDGKDYSKADFGEHVGDEKGACYKGGRILINCKVPPTMADFRILDQEHLKKR; via the coding sequence ATGAAAGAAATAAGAAAGGAATTAAATAGAGTAATAGCAGCACTTCTATTAAGTCTTTTTATGTCCTTTAATATATTCGGGGCAGGAATAGAAGTAGATCCTAATGTTCCTCAAAATGTAAATGTGGATAAAGCACCAAACGGAGTGCCTGTAATAAATATATCTACACCTACAGATAAAGGAACTTCTATAAACTCCTTTAAAGAATTTAATGTAGACCAAAGGGGAGTCGAAATATTAAACAATACAGGAGTGGGAAGAGGACACTTATCAGGAATAGTAAATCCAAATCCTAACCTAAGACCAGGACAGGAAGCAAGAACAGTAGTATTTAAAGTGACAGGAGCAAACAGAAGTGAAATAGAAGGCTACATATCGGCATTATCACCAAGACCGATAAATCTTTTTATTGCAAATGAGAACGGAATATATGTAAACGGAGGAGGATTCATAAATGTAAATAGAGCAGCCCTTGTAACAGGAAAGATAAATATACAGGACGGAGATGTTGTATCTTTTACAACAAGAGACGGAAAAGTAATAATAGGAGAAAAAGGACTCGATATATCAAATGTAGAAAGAGTAGATATAATAACAAGAACACAGGAACTGGCAGGAAAAATAGTAGGACAGAAAGATGTAAATATAATACTGGGGCAAAATGAAGTAAATCTCGCAGGAATAGTAACACCCATAATAACAGCAGACAATAAACCTGCATTATCATTAAACGGAGGAGCGTTAGGCTCAATCTATTCAAACGGACAGGTAAATATCATATCGACAGAAAAAGGGGTAGGAGTAAACTTAAAATCAAGTGTATTATCTGAAAATGACATAAGAATGAAAATAAACGGTAATGCAGATGTAAAAGAAATCATATCAAAAAACGCGGAAATACAAACAGAAGACCTGAAAACAGACAAAATAAATGCAAATAATCTGAATATAACAGCAAAAGACTATGAAAACAGAAAAGAAATAACAGCTCAAAATGTAAATATATCATCGACAAACTTTAAAAATAACGAACTTACTGCAGGAAACCTTACACTTAATACAGGAAATGCAGAAAGTAACAAAATATCCGCAAACAGTGTAAATATAACGGGGAATAACCTGAAAACAAATGTAATGGAAGGACAGAATATAAGTCTTGCAATAAGTAATAACATAAATAATACAGGAAATATAGTTGCAGGAACATTAAATGTTTCAGCAAAAGATTTTGACAATAAGGAAATAGTTGCAAATAATCTGAATTTGAATACATCAGGTAAAATACAAAGTAATAAAATAAATTCAAATACTTCAAATATAAAAGGACAGGATATAATAAGTAATGAAATAGAAACTGGAATATTAAAACTGCAGGGAAATAATATTCAAAGTAATAAAATAACAGGAAATGAAGTTGAAATAAAAGGAAATAATTTAAAAACAAATGTAATAGAAGGAAAAAATGTAGATTTAACTGTAAACAACAACATACATAATACACAAAATATAACAGCGGGAAAATTGAAAATAAATTCTTCAAACTTAATAAATAATGAAATAAATGCAAGCGAACTAAACATAAATACAGGACAAAATATAGACAGTAACAATATAAGGGCAGCAAAAGCTACAATAAATGCTACTGATATAAAGAGTAATAAAATAACATCAAATGATTTAAAAGTAACAGGAAATACATTTTTAAATAATGACAAGGTAGATGCAACTTCTGCCGATTTTAACTTACAAAATGATTTTACAACAAAAGGAACAGTATCTACAGACAAACTTACAGTAAAATCAAATAATGTTGTAAATGACGGGAAAATACTGTCGGGAAGTGCAAATATATCCGTAAAAGAAAAAGTCATAAATAATGATACGGTAAACATAGGAAAACTTGATGTAAATGCAAAAAGCCTTGAAAATAAGAAGGATATAAGAACAAATAATCTAAATATAACAACAAATGAAAATACTGTAAATACAGGAACAATAACAGCAAATAATGTGACTGTAAATGCAGGAAGTGTTGTGAACACAAATAAAATAGAGACAGAGAGTCTTAATATAAAAACAAGAGGAAATACTGAAAACAGTGGACAGATATTATCAAATAATCTGACAGTAAGCAGTGATAATTTCATAAATAAGAATGAAATATCTGTAGATAAAGGGACAATAACGGCAAATAATGTAATAAAGAATGAGAATAAGATAAATGCCAATGAACTTACAACAAATTCGAGAAGTCTTGTAAATGAAAAAAAGATAGAAGTGGGAACAGGAACATTTACAACAACAGAAGATATAGAAAATAAGGATTTATTAGCAGGAAATAATTTAAAGTTTAAAGGAAGAAACTTATTAAACAGTGAAGGAAAAACAATATTCGCAACAAATAAACTGGAAGCGGATATGACAGGCAATGTAGTAAATAAGAAAGCAGAAATATTATCCCAAAATGAAATAGACTTAAAAGCAGATATAATAGATAATACCGTAGGAAAAATAAAAGGAACGGGAGATGTAAAATTAACAGGAAGAAAGATAGAAAATGTAGGAGAAGTAGGAGATCTAACAAAGTATAAGCTGTATTGGGAGACTTGGAACGGAAAAAGATTTGACAGTTATGCCGATGTAGCGACACCTGAAAAAGGCTGGACCATAATTCCGAGAGAAACACTTTCAGGAAGTACAGGAGATAAGGAATCAACATTTGAATATTTTTTAAACAACTTCGGAGGAGCAGACGGAGTTTCATATATATTTAAAGAACTGGATAAAGTAGTCAGACAGAAAAAATATACACAGCAAGGAACAATAGCAGTAAATTCCACAGAATATCCTGTTGTACCTTTAATGAACAAAATAGAAAGTGAAGCAAAAACAAATCATGCCGTAATATCTGGAAAAAATATAACGCTAAATGCAGGAGAAGAATTAAACAATACAGACGGAATAATATCGGCAAGCGAAATAAATAAAATAGATGCTCCTAAAATAGTTCATAAAGTAACAATAGATGAGAATAATCCGATATCATTGACAGACGGAGCTGAAAAATTGATATGGTGGAAAACAAGTCATCATGGAAAATCAAGATATCCTGTAAATTATGAAAGATATCTTGTACCAAGTTCAAGAGTGGGTTATGTAGCAGGACAGCCAAGCATAATAGAAGGAAAAGAAGTATTAATAGATAAAACAAAAATAGTGTCCGAAAGATTTGATTCGGCAAAAGGTCAAATAATAAAAAATGCAGGCACGCAAAATAATGTAACAGGAAAAAATATAGAAATAGTAAAAAATGTATCAGGAATACAGGATATAAAAAATACAGGAATAATATCGGTAAATATAGGGTCAATATCAGGAATAAACGGAGTTAATGTAAATACAGGAATAAACAACAGAAACGGAATAAATATAGGAAGTCTTTATGTACCTTCAACAGATCCGAGTTCAAGATATGTAATAGAAAACAGAACAGAGTTCATAACAAGAGGAAACTACTATGGAGGAGATTACTTCCTAAGCAGAATGGGTTATGTGGAAGACTGGGACAGAGTAAAACTGTTGGGAGATGCGTATTATGATAATATGCTCATAGAACAGACATTAACAGAAAAACTGGGAACAAGATATATAAACGGACTGTCAGGAGAAGAACTTACCAAACAACTGATAGATAATGCAACGACAGCCAAAAAAGACCTACAGTTAAGACAGGGAGTAGCCTTAACAAGAGACCAGATAAATAACTTAAAAAATGATATAATATGGTATGAATATGAGACAGTAAACGGTAAAAAGACATTAGTACCGAAAATATATTTATCAAAAGCAACAATAGAAAAACTGGAAGTAGACGGAAGAAGTAAGATATACGGGACAGAAAAGACAATAATAAAGGCATCGCAAGACTTTGAAAACACAGGAATAAAAATAGGAAGTAAGACAGGAATAACAGAAGTAACAGGAGACAGAATAAAAAATGAAACGGTAACAAACGAAAGAGCGGAAATAGTAGGAAAGAAAGTAAAAGTAGAAGCATTAACAGGAAATATAGAAAATGTAGGCGGAAAGATAGTAGCAGTAGAAAAAGTAGAATTGACAGCTAAAAACGGAGATATAATAAATGACGGAAAGAAAATAAAGGAAGGTTACTATCTTGACTCAAAAAATCATACAGAATATGAAACAGTAAGTAATATAGGAGAAATATCAGCAGAAAGTGTAAGACTGGAAACAAATAACTACAACAGTACAGGAGGAGCATTAGCGACAAAAAATCTTGAGTTGCAGTTAACAGGCAATATAAATGAAAATGCCCTTGAACTGAAGGGAAGTGACAGATTCGGAGATGATAAAAATTATCAGAAATACAAAGCAAAAGAATATGTAGGCTCAGGAATAGTAGCAGAAAAAGCAACAGGAAAAGTAGGAGATATAAACCTTAAAGGGTCAGCTTTTGTCGTAGAAGACGGAAAAGGACTAAAGGTAGGTAATGTAAAAGCAGAATCATTAGTAAACGAATACGATGTAGAGAAAAGAACAAAGGAAAAAGGAATATTAAGCAAAAGAGAAAGCCTTACTCAAAGTCATACAGAAGAAAATGTATCAAGTAACTTCAAGATAGGTGAAAATGCGGATATAAAAGGAACAGTAACAGGCATAGGAAGTAATATCTATATAGGAGATAACAGCTATGTAGGAGGAAAAGTAACGACAGACTCAAGAGAGTTACATAATACTTACTACAATGAAGAAAAGAAAAGCGGCTTCAGTGCAAGTGCAAAGGGAACGAGTGTAAGTGCAGGATACGGAAAGAGTAAAAATACATATGATGAAAAAAGCACAATAAATGCAAAATCAAGTCTGCATGTAGGAAACAATACAGTACTTAATAACGGAGCAAGTATAACGGCAACAGACTTTGAGCATGGGAAAATAGAAATAAATAACGGAGATGTAACATACGGAGCAAGAAAAGATACAAGAGATGTAAGTACAAGCTCAAAGAGCAGCTATATAGGAGTAACAGCAAGTGTAAAAAGTCCAGCCCTTGACAGAGTAAAACAGGCAAAAGAAGCAGTAGATCAGATAAAAAAAGGAGATACAGTAGGAGGAGCAGTAAATGCTGTAAACTTTGTTACAGGAACTGTGCATGGTCTTGCAGGAAATCAAGGAAACAGACAAAGAAATTATGATAAAAATGGAAGTGTAGGAAAACAGGGAGTAAAAGATGCTTCGGCAAATAACAACTTCTATGCAAATATAGGATTGGATGTAGGCTTTAATACATCAAAAAGTGAAACAAAATCTCATGAAGAAAGTGCAGTAGTAACAACAATAAAAGGAATTGACGGAGATTCAAGCATAACATACAACAATGTTAAAAACATAAACTATATGGGAGCACAGGCAAAAGATACAAAATTCATCTATAATGATGTAGAAAATATCAATAAAGAAGCAGTAGAGTTACATAACAGTTACAGCAGTAATTCAAAAGGTTTCGGAATAAGTGCAGGAGCAACAGTAGGATATGGACATAAAATACAAACGACAGGAAACGGTGGAAGTGTATCGGTAACAAGAAGTAATATGAATACAGAAGAAACACTCTATCAAAACGGAAGATTTACTAATGTAGATGAAGTCCATAACAACACAAAGAACATGAGATTATCAGGTTTTAATCAGGAAGGTGGCAAAGTAACAGGAACAATAGAAAACCTTGTAGAAGAAAGTAAACAGAACATAAGTAAAACAACAGGAAGTAGCAGTGGAGTAACAATAGGAGTAGGCTCAAACGGAGTACCGAGTTCAGCTTCAATAAGTGGAAGCAGAACAAACGGAAACAGAGCCTATGTAGATAATCAGACAACATTTATCTTGGGAGAAGGAAGTAACCTTACAATAGGGAAAGCAGAAAACACAGCAGGAATAATAGGAGTAGAAGGAAACGGAAAACTGAAGATAAATGAGTATAAAGGAACAGACTTATACAATCACGATAATCTGACAACAACAGGCGGCTCAATAGGAGTGGACTTTGGAAAAGGCGGAGCAAAAGTCAACGGAATAGGCGTAAATAATGAAAATCATAGAAAAGAAGGAATAACAAGACATACAGTAATAGGAAATGTAGAAATAGGAAGTGCAACAGGTTCTCCTATAAATAGAGACTTAAGTAAAGCAAATGAAACAACGAAAGATACACATAAAAGTACAAACATAAATATAGAGAGTCAAACAATAGAATATGCATTAAATCCTGGAAAGTTTAAAGAAGATTTAGGGAAGGCAAAAGATGAGATAAAAGATATAGGAAGAGCAATAAAAGAATCATTAAATGACAGAGGAGACGATAACAGAAACTTCTTAGGACAGTTAAGTGAAGGAAGACTCCAAAGAACGATAGAAAATATAGGGGGAGAAAGATTAAGAAAATCAACGACTCAGGAAGATATATCAAAGACATTAAAAGATACGTATAAGGATTTGGGATATGACATAGAAATAATATTCACAACACCTGATAAAGCACCGCAACTAATAGATGAGAAAGGAAAAATAAAGGCAGGAACAGCGTATGTAGGAAAAGACGGAAAACATACGATAATAATAAACACAGAAGCAAAAGAAAACCAAGATAGAGCAGGACTGATAGGAACGATAACAGAAGAAGGAAGTCATGTAATAGGGAAAGTAGAAGGAAGACAAAGAAAGGTACCTGAAGGTTCGGAAGAAAAAGGACTGGAAAGTACAGGAAGAGCAACGAATGACTTCTTTAACAAGACGTATGAGGAAGGAAATATACCGATACAGACAAAATCAGACGGAAAAGATTACAGTAAAGCTGATTTTGGTGAACATGTGGGGGATGAAAAAGGAGCTTGTTATAAAGGTGGAAGAATATTAATTAATTGTAAAGTGCCTCCTACTATGGCTGATTTTAGAATATTAGATCAAGAACATCTAAAAAAGAGATAA
- a CDS encoding POTRA domain-containing protein, with the protein MKELNILLNEANAILVKKGYVTSRINVNTDNIQQGEITFEVITGRIDKIKLNNNSFADKLKIFFNKPKTKGNVLNIRDIDTMTDNFNKNASNNFAVNIEPSDKEGFSNIIAKNEIKGKTTVSVGYNNYGDEQGGKNRLKIGLDIESPLGVNDLLSMNIQE; encoded by the coding sequence GTGAAAGAATTAAATATATTATTGAATGAAGCTAATGCAATACTCGTAAAAAAGGGATATGTTACAAGCAGAATTAATGTTAATACCGACAATATACAGCAAGGGGAAATTACTTTTGAAGTAATAACGGGAAGAATAGATAAAATAAAACTGAATAACAACAGTTTTGCAGATAAATTAAAAATATTTTTTAATAAGCCCAAAACTAAAGGTAATGTGCTGAATATAAGAGATATAGATACAATGACAGATAATTTTAATAAAAATGCATCAAATAATTTTGCAGTAAACATAGAGCCCTCTGATAAAGAAGGCTTTTCTAATATAATTGCAAAAAACGAAATAAAAGGAAAAACAACAGTAAGTGTAGGATATAATAATTACGGAGATGAACAGGGAGGAAAAAACAGACTTAAGATAGGACTTGATATAGAAAGTCCCTTAGGAGTAAATGACCTTTTAAGTATGAATATACAGGAGTAA
- a CDS encoding ribonuclease domain-containing protein: protein MNFQNGSRAYVDNQTTFILGEGSNLTIGKAENTAGIIGVEGNGKLKINEYKGKDLYNHDNLTTTGGSIGTSGAGISNENHRKEGITRHTVIGNVEIGSATGSPINRDRSKANETTRDDHSSTNVYVESQTIDYALHPAKFKEDVGIAILEGSATVEGALKKIDNILRGDDNSDISQSEKRRYEEIKENIIRVKTAPDMKLIAEGDLSDPDVQKRLGIGGRFNPDDPNLPEKIKDRIAQVREQGQEINYFYDKVTGKIYINENADEDEIRAGIGREWGIRDEFDRGRTKPNGEGQEKGTVAGEIAYKEIEDRTKGKSDKKVNPYDFEYAKFDPDSEVSGDKCVTNLCFEGDRPGQSIPLSTSKNLNNKNNEFSKLHKQLENYCKKSGKCKEEKGVYVFNDEAEFFKYNELFRKTGHRDRVKLDYKKPILKTIADFGVGAIKITGSIIKDTVKDGMFLIAGYSGAISEDMSLGIVKYRDPKTLAPVEINNKSYLMGQAIGHIQMAGAGLSGEIGGNLIEGAAVAGAPETAGVSLTGVVVGEAVKGYSVAVGSYSTVQATITIGKILSSPPTELTSGAESGNKDEKPKQEKSSEPKKEVESKQQENGNQKKSKKETESKKTENKGKSNNENKSNKEQNSNNRNNEISKNQNISEQNQPQSDLNNNSNIERNFNNLSENEKAMFEKYEKNGWKGQVSGGPANAGREYKNDGRLGGEILPKENTKGTITYKEFDINVKTGEFRDGYRFVKGSDGSVYYTDDHYMTFTRVK, encoded by the coding sequence ATGAACTTCCAAAACGGCAGCAGAGCCTATGTAGATAATCAGACAACATTTATCTTAGGAGAAGGAAGTAACCTTACAATAGGGAAAGCAGAAAACACAGCAGGAATAATAGGAGTAGAAGGAAACGGAAAGCTAAAGATAAATGAATACAAAGGAAAAGATTTATACAATCATGATAATTTAACAACAACAGGCGGTTCAATAGGAACAAGCGGAGCAGGGATAAGTAATGAAAACCACAGAAAAGAAGGCATAACAAGACATACAGTAATAGGAAATGTGGAAATAGGAAGTGCAACAGGAAGCCCTATAAACAGAGACAGAAGTAAAGCCAATGAAACAACAAGAGATGACCATAGCAGTACAAATGTATATGTAGAAAGTCAAACTATAGATTATGCATTACACCCTGCAAAGTTTAAAGAAGATGTAGGGATAGCAATACTTGAAGGAAGTGCAACGGTAGAAGGAGCCTTAAAGAAAATAGATAATATATTAAGAGGAGATGATAATAGCGACATATCACAATCAGAAAAGAGAAGATATGAAGAGATAAAGGAAAATATAATAAGGGTAAAGACAGCTCCAGATATGAAGTTAATAGCAGAAGGAGATTTAAGTGACCCTGACGTACAGAAGCGACTTGGTATAGGAGGAAGATTTAATCCTGATGACCCTAACTTACCTGAAAAGATAAAAGACAGAATAGCTCAGGTAAGAGAACAGGGACAGGAGATAAATTACTTTTACGATAAGGTAACAGGAAAGATATACATAAATGAGAATGCAGATGAGGATGAAATAAGAGCAGGAATAGGAAGAGAGTGGGGGATAAGAGACGAGTTTGACAGAGGAAGAACAAAACCTAACGGAGAAGGACAGGAAAAAGGAACCGTTGCAGGAGAGATAGCGTATAAGGAAATAGAAGACAGAACAAAAGGAAAGAGCGATAAGAAAGTAAATCCTTATGATTTTGAATATGCTAAGTTTGATCCTGATAGTGAGGTTAGTGGGGATAAATGTGTAACTAATTTATGTTTTGAAGGAGATCGTCCAGGACAATCAATACCTTTAAGTACATCAAAGAATCTGAATAATAAGAACAATGAATTTTCTAAATTACACAAACAATTAGAAAATTACTGTAAGAAATCAGGAAAATGTAAAGAAGAAAAAGGAGTATATGTTTTCAATGATGAAGCAGAGTTTTTTAAGTATAATGAATTATTCAGAAAAACAGGACATAGAGATAGAGTTAAATTAGATTATAAGAAGCCGATATTGAAAACTATTGCTGATTTTGGAGTAGGAGCAATAAAAATAACAGGAAGTATCATAAAAGATACAGTAAAAGATGGAATGTTTTTAATTGCGGGTTATAGCGGAGCAATAAGTGAAGATATGTCTCTTGGTATTGTAAAGTATAGAGATCCGAAAACACTTGCTCCTGTCGAAATAAATAACAAGAGTTATTTGATGGGACAAGCAATAGGGCATATACAGATGGCAGGAGCAGGACTTTCGGGAGAAATAGGTGGAAATCTTATAGAAGGTGCAGCGGTAGCAGGAGCACCTGAAACAGCAGGGGTTTCATTAACTGGAGTAGTGGTAGGCGAGGCAGTAAAAGGTTATTCGGTAGCAGTAGGAAGTTATTCAACAGTACAAGCAACAATTACTATAGGGAAAATATTATCTAGTCCGCCAACAGAGTTGACATCAGGTGCCGAGTCGGGAAATAAAGATGAGAAGCCTAAACAGGAAAAATCCTCTGAGCCTAAAAAAGAAGTAGAGTCTAAGCAACAGGAAAATGGTAATCAAAAGAAATCCAAAAAAGAAACGGAAAGTAAAAAAACTGAAAATAAAGGGAAATCTAATAATGAAAATAAAAGTAATAAGGAACAAAATAGTAATAATAGAAATAATGAAATATCTAAAAATCAAAATATTTCAGAACAAAATCAGCCTCAATCTGACTTAAATAATAATTCAAATATAGAAAGAAATTTTAATAATTTATCAGAGAATGAGAAAGCGATGTTTGAAAAATATGAAAAAAACGGTTGGAAAGGACAAGTGTCGGGAGGACCTGCTAATGCAGGAAGAGAATATAAAAACGATGGAAGATTAGGAGGAGAGATATTACCAAAAGAAAACACTAAAGGGACAATAACTTATAAGGAGTTTGATATTAATGTTAAAACAGGAGAATTTAGAGACGGCTATAGATTTGTAAAAGGAAGTGACGGCTCGGTATATTATACAGATGACCATTATATGACGTTTACAAGGGTAAAATAA
- a CDS encoding DUF4304 domain-containing protein, translating into MRELTTKEFNDLYKRNFREYFDKPLKKDGFYKKGTINFYRINKLGMIETLNFQKHREELNVNCAILPIYCGATKESITIGLRLGKFMNTRYTYWWDIKDDESMEKNMQEMLNVIQTDLYNWFNKMDNEKEILKYISISYQTIINRYITQAASMAKFKRYDEILQYVEKVKKEYMESWSEEERQKKEWLKKC; encoded by the coding sequence ATGAGAGAATTAACAACAAAAGAGTTTAATGACTTATACAAAAGAAATTTTAGGGAATATTTTGATAAACCTTTAAAGAAAGATGGATTTTATAAGAAAGGCACAATAAATTTTTATAGAATAAATAAGCTGGGTATGATTGAAACATTAAATTTTCAGAAACATCGAGAAGAATTAAATGTAAATTGTGCTATTCTTCCAATATACTGTGGGGCTACAAAAGAATCTATAACGATAGGATTAAGATTAGGAAAATTTATGAATACCCGTTATACTTATTGGTGGGATATAAAAGACGATGAAAGTATGGAAAAAAATATGCAGGAAATGTTAAATGTAATACAAACAGATTTGTATAATTGGTTTAATAAAATGGATAATGAGAAAGAGATATTGAAATATATTTCAATATCATATCAAACAATTATAAATAGATATATAACTCAAGCAGCGAGTATGGCAAAATTTAAAAGATATGATGAAATTTTACAATATGTAGAAAAAGTGAAAAAAGAATATATGGAAAGTTGGTCAGAAGAAGAGAGACAAAAGAAGGAGTGGTTAAAAAAGTGTTAG